The DNA segment ACTTATCTTATCGAGGGATCGCACCTCAGCGATAAGGATTATATTCGCGCGGAACAACTTGCAGCCAAAGAAACCATCACTCTCATGCACGCTGTGGAGCAGCTTCAGTTAATGCCTGAGGCCGCAGTGTTAGACGTTTTCTCACGATTTTATAAAATCCCTAAAACCAAAATCGAAGATATGGAAATTCCACAGCCGATCGTTGCCCTGTTACCGAAAGACCTGGCTCATAAGCATAGAGTTCTGCCTATCGACCGCGCTGGCAACAACATCATCATCGCTACAGGTGACCCAAGAAACCAGAACGCAATAAATGCCATAAGATTTTCTGTCGGTTTTTTTCCAAAACCTGTATTGGCGAGCGAGCTCCGTATCACCGAGGCTCTCACAAAATACTACGGTCGCAAAATTCTGGACATTGAGGCTTTAAACGAAGCGGGCGACGTCCAAACTAGAGCCCAGCAAAAAGTCGAACGCCAAGACATTTCAAATAACGAAAAAGGCGACGGACCCATCATTAAGCTTGTGAATCAAATCCTGATTCAATGCTTAGTTAGACGAGCGTCTGATATTCATATCGAACCGTATGAGTCCTATCTCAGGATTCGGCTACGGATTGACGGTGTTCTCCATGAGATCGCACGACCGCCCATTTCCATGAAAGCTCCGCTAATATCGCGGATAAAAATTATGTCCCATCTAGACATTGCGGAGACTAGGCTTCCCCAAGACGGGGCCATAAACATCACTATCGACGGCAAACCAGTAGACTTTCGGGTAAGCTCTTTGCCGACTGTTTATGGCGAAAAAACCGTTATGCGGATCCTGGATAAATCAAATCTCCAGACTGATATGACGCAACTAGGATTCGACCACGAAGAGCTTCAAAAGTTTAAATCATCCATTCATAACCCATTCGGGATGGTTTTAGTCACTGGGCCTACGGGTTCGGGTAAAACTACGACTCTATACTCAGCGTTAGCTGAACTAAATCAGGAGTCTGATAATATCATGACTGCCGAAGATCCAGTGGAATACAACTTGGAGGGTATCAACCAGGTTCAAATGAAACCAGATATAGGGTTAAATTTTGCCTCCGCACTCCGGTCTTTTCTCAGGCAGGATCCAGACATTATCATGGTGGGAGAGATCCGCGACCTAGAAACTGCCGAAATTTCGATCAAAGCTGCACTTACAGGGCATATGGTCCTATCGACGTTGCATACCAATAGCGCTACAGATACCATTTCACGTTTATTAAATATGGGCGTTGAATCGTTCAATTTAGTGTCGGCATTGACTTGTGTGACAGCTCAACGACTTATGCGAAAAATCTGTGAGAAATGCCGTGTTCCAGATGATAGCGTCAACTCTACGATAATGATCGAACTTGGTATCCACCCTCAGTACGCAGACAAGGTGAAAGCATACAAAGGGGCTGGTTGCCCTAATTGCAATGGCACTGGCAACAAAGGTCGCGTCGCAGTACATGAGGTGCTTAAACTCAATGATCCTGTTCGTGAATCAATCCTTGATAATGCACCTGCGATGAAAATCAAAAAGATTGCTATGGCAAATGGAATGCGAACACTCCGCCAATCCGCATTGAACAAAATGGCCCAGGGTATCGTCGATGTCCATGAGATCATCAAGACAACAACCTCTGACTCCGATGACAATCAACACGCTAAGAAAACGACGCAACAAAAGGGAGCAGCATGAACTACTCACTCCCACAGCTTTTGAAGGCACTTGTGGATCAGGGCGGCAGTGATCTCCACATCACCAGCGAATCTCCACCACGCATGCGCATTCATGGAAATCTACTGCCCGTAGAGTTGCCTCCACTTGACGGCAACGGTACCAAATCTCTCTGCTACAGCGTTCTAACAGAAGAGCAGCGCCGAGAATTTGAAGAAGGAAAAGAATTAGACTTTGCTTTTTCTATAACGAATGTAGCGCGATTTCGCGCAAATATTTTCATGCAACGAAACATGGTGAGCGGAGCATTCAGGGTGATTCCTCAAAGAATCACAACGATGGACCAATTGGGATTAGCTCCAGTGCTTAAAGACCTCTGCACTTTACCTCGTGGACTAGTGCTCGTTACCGGGCCTACAGGATCTGGCAAATCCACCACCCTAGCTTCGATGATAAATCATATTAATGATACGCGACAGGGCCACATACTCACCATCGAAGATCCAGTTGAATTTATTCATCAACATAAGAAATGTACCGTTAATCAACGCGAGATTGGCACGGACACGAAATCGTTTGCGCGTGCTTTGAAGAGTGCCCTTCGGGAAGATCCCGATGTAATTTTAGTGGGTGAATTAAGAGATTTAGAAACTATTAGCCTCGCCCTTACCGCCGCGGAGACCGGTCACTTGGTCATGGCAACTCTGCACACTAATACGGCGATCAGCTCATTAAACAGATTGATCGACGTATTTCCTCCTCACCAACAAGTACAAGTTCGAGCCCAAATTTCTCTGTCTCTCGCCGGAGTCATGTGTCAATCCCTAATACCAAGCACCGCAGGTGGGCGCGTCATGGCCATGGAAATACTCATACCAAACAAAGCGATTAGAAATCTAATCCGCGAAGACAAGTTACATCAGATTTATTCCTCTATGCAAAGCGGGCAGGAGGATTCGGGTATGCAAACCATGAACCGAGCTCTGATGAGCCTCATAGAGAGGCGGTTGATTACCCTCGATCAAGCTCTCGAAACCTCGCCAGAGCCGGAAGAGCTAGAGGAAATGATTACAAAACGCGACCAAAGAGGGCTTGCTGTTCACTCAAAGAGTAAATTGATACCCAAAAAGGGGGCTTAAGGTAAATCGTGGCTGAGTTTAAGTACAAAGCAAAAGACCTCCGTGGGCGGGTGAAGGTGGGTAAAATCCAGGCTGCCACAGCCGTCCAGGCAAAAGCGCAACTAACTAAAATGCGCATGCGCCCAATCACCGTCACGGCCGTAAAACTTGACGGTCCCGAGGACGAGTCTCAAGATTTTTTTTCAAAAATTTTCTTTCGAGACGACAAGGGCAAGCTGCAGATTCAGCTCGGAAGTGGCGCACCATCTGACAAAGAGCTTATTGTTTTCACAAAGCAGTTCTCGACAATGATTTCCAGCGGTGTACCACTCATTCAATCGATTGGTGTCTTAGCGTCCCAACAACCATCCGTGATGTTTGGTCGTGCCCTTGGAAAAATTCGCTACGCAGTCGAAAATGGTGCGACACTGAGTGAAAGTCTCGAGGCATTTCCCTCAATTTTTGATAATTTGTACGTGGCTATGGTACGTGCTGGAGAGGCAAGCGGCAATTTGGATGAGATCCTCTTGAAGCTAACCACCTATATAGAAAAAGCGGCAAAAATACGTGCTCAAGTCAAATCAGCAATGTTTTACCCAATCATGATCGTGACGGTAGCCATTACTGTCATTTCGGTGCTTTTGGTCTTTGTAGTTCCCACCTTTGCTAAGCAATATGAGGATGCCGGCAAGGAGCTACCTTGGTTGACGCAGCAAATTGTCGACCTGTCAGACTTTTTAGTAGCAGATGGGGTGTATCTGCTCATCGGCTTAGGCACTTCAATCTTTCTATTTCGCCGATATATTAAAACTGAGAACGGGCGTAAGTGGCTTGACAACAAACTGCTGAACGCCCCTGGATTTGGTGTGTTATTCCGTAAGCTAGCTGTTGGGCGATTTTGTAATACAATGTCGACTATGCTAACGTCTGGAGTAAATTTGCTCGAGGCCTTGAATATCTGTGCGGCATCTTCCGGCAACAAGGTTATCGAAAAATTCGTCGTTTCAGCGCGTACTGGTGTTGAGCAGGGCCGCAAACTTTCAGAGCCACTGGCAGATGGCGGACTTTTTCCCAAGATGGTTATCTCAATGATTCAGATTGGCGAACAAACTGGAGCATTGGATGACATGCTTCTAAAAGTTAGTGCGTTTTATGAGGAGGAAGTAGATCTAGCTGTGAAGACCCTACTCTCTATGATTGAGCCAGTGATGATAGCTGTCATCGGCGGAATTGTTGGCGTCATCGTGATCGCTATGTACCTGCCAGTATTCGATGCTGCAAGTCTGGTAGGTTAGATAATTATCTGGACTTCTGTAGCATCCAATTATGGCAGCACTCAGCGCAGGAATAGGCGAAACCGCCATCCTGGTAATCCACACTTGCCAAGTCCTTGCTTTGGCATCGGGGACACTCCACATGTGTGTGATTATAGAGGCAAGTAGATCGTCGACACTTCACGCCATCTAGCCCCTCAGGATCAAATGTAGTCGGACCGTGACAGACTGGACATCTTTGATGACTTCTACGCTCCACTTTTGCTTCGCTCCCAGGTACGGATTAGCTGTAAGCTAGTCCCCTGTCGGCAACTAGCACTTACTCGTGAGGACTTGCAATGACATCTACCAACCATAAAATTGATGGAACCAAAGCTGCCTTCATCAATGGCCAATGGCACAATTCGAACCGCACTATTGAATCTCGAAGCCCCGCAAACCTCGATAATATTCTAGGTGTATTTGGAGAGGCCGACAAGACACTGATAGCTGATGCCGCGGCTGCGGCACGCAAGGCCTTTAAGACATGGTCACGCACCCCGGCTCCAGTCCGCGCAGGAGTGATACAGAATTTCGGTCGACTGGTCGAATCCAATAAGGAGGCTCTAGCTAGTATCGTCACACACGAGATTGGTAAACCCTATAAGGAGGCACTCGGGTCTGTCCAAGAGGTCATCGACACGGCTAACTTCTTCGTATCCGAGGGACGACGTTTGTACGGCCAGACTGTCCCGTCAGAGATGCCTAATAAAGAACTTTTTACTTATCGACGTCCGATTGGTGTATTTGGTTGTCTCACTGCGTGCAACTTCCCAGTGGCCGTGCCTGCATGGTATTTTATTCCAGCACTAGTTGCAGGCAATACCTGTGTTTGGAAGCCCAGTGAAGACTCACTTCTGACTAGCTATTGGTTCACTGAACTGTGGGCTAAGGCCGGGCTCCCTTCTGGAGTGTTCAACACGGTATTTGGCGCCGGTGCAACGACCGGAGCAGCCTTTGTTGATCTTATCGAAAGCGGTGCCTTTGATAAAATCGGATTCACAGGTTCCACGACGGTCGGACGGCGCATCGGAGAGGTTTGCGGGAGATCGCTACAAACACCTTGCCTTGAGCTAGGGGGAAAAAATCCCATGATTGTTTGCTCTGACGCGGACCTTGAGCTTGCCGTCAATGGCGCATTGTTCTCCGGCTTTGGTACTGGAGGCCAAAGATGCACATCCCTCGGTAATCTGATCTTGCATGAAAAAATTTATGATCAGTTTGTGACTAAGTTGGTGAGTAAAGTTAGTCAGATTAAAATAGGCGATCCCTTCGACAAGGACATAACGTATGGGCCACTCATTAGTCAGCGATTCCTCGACAATCACCTCGATCATCTATCTACCCTTATTGAAAGCCATCACGAGCTACCTCTTGGAAACGGAGGTCACATCGGTCACGGTGTGACCTGGCAAAACTTCAGCGGCAATGCTGCGCGCGGGGTATATGCAAGACCAAATATTGTGCTCAATGTATCGATGAAGGACAGGATTTACGCGACCGAGACCTTTGGTCCACTTTTTAATGTTCTCAAATTTCGAGAATTTGACGAAGCCATGGCCATGGCAAACAATCACGGTTACGGACTTTCGTCTGCAATTTACACAAACGAACCGCGGACTATCTATCAATTTAAGCAAGATATTACTGCTGGCATGTCGAGCATCAATAATACAACTACGGGTGCGGAAGCTCACTTGCCTTTCGGCGGTAACGGCAAAAGTGGCAACGGTGGACGCCAATCTGGGATTTGGGTAATTGATCAGTTTACTAAGTGGCATGCGGTCAACTGGGATATGTCCGGTCGCCTTCAACTTGCCCAAATGGATACCGCCTACGTGGAACCGGATCTCCAGTTCCGCATAAGTTGACGATTATTTCCTATTGTTTATGGGTTGTTGCAAATCACCCTCAAGGCTTACAAGCATTTTTACCGATACTCTGTGTGTGAGGTAGGAGGTGCTTTTGAGCGCTTGGGGGGGAAGCGCACCATGTACCCATTAATCAGGACATCACTGCTCAGTATTTTGCTGTTCGGCAGCACCTATCTTTACTCTCAGCTTATTGCAAATGGTCGATATCTGTCCGTCTCCAACCATGTGCTTCACGCGTATTCTGAGATTCCAAGTACTGAACTGGTTGGAAAAGCTAGAGACATAATCGCAACCACTCGCCAGAGGGCACTACTTTATGAACGTTTAATCGAAAGCTCGCATTTAATCGATGGTATGGTGGTAAATCGCGGCGCCTCGGGAGAAATGCTAGAT comes from the Deltaproteobacteria bacterium genome and includes:
- the pilB gene encoding type IV-A pilus assembly ATPase PilB; its protein translation is MPMKQGTIWSTMSNPLKTYLIEGSHLSDKDYIRAEQLAAKETITLMHAVEQLQLMPEAAVLDVFSRFYKIPKTKIEDMEIPQPIVALLPKDLAHKHRVLPIDRAGNNIIIATGDPRNQNAINAIRFSVGFFPKPVLASELRITEALTKYYGRKILDIEALNEAGDVQTRAQQKVERQDISNNEKGDGPIIKLVNQILIQCLVRRASDIHIEPYESYLRIRLRIDGVLHEIARPPISMKAPLISRIKIMSHLDIAETRLPQDGAINITIDGKPVDFRVSSLPTVYGEKTVMRILDKSNLQTDMTQLGFDHEELQKFKSSIHNPFGMVLVTGPTGSGKTTTLYSALAELNQESDNIMTAEDPVEYNLEGINQVQMKPDIGLNFASALRSFLRQDPDIIMVGEIRDLETAEISIKAALTGHMVLSTLHTNSATDTISRLLNMGVESFNLVSALTCVTAQRLMRKICEKCRVPDDSVNSTIMIELGIHPQYADKVKAYKGAGCPNCNGTGNKGRVAVHEVLKLNDPVRESILDNAPAMKIKKIAMANGMRTLRQSALNKMAQGIVDVHEIIKTTTSDSDDNQHAKKTTQQKGAA
- a CDS encoding type IV pilus twitching motility protein PilT; the protein is MNYSLPQLLKALVDQGGSDLHITSESPPRMRIHGNLLPVELPPLDGNGTKSLCYSVLTEEQRREFEEGKELDFAFSITNVARFRANIFMQRNMVSGAFRVIPQRITTMDQLGLAPVLKDLCTLPRGLVLVTGPTGSGKSTTLASMINHINDTRQGHILTIEDPVEFIHQHKKCTVNQREIGTDTKSFARALKSALREDPDVILVGELRDLETISLALTAAETGHLVMATLHTNTAISSLNRLIDVFPPHQQVQVRAQISLSLAGVMCQSLIPSTAGGRVMAMEILIPNKAIRNLIREDKLHQIYSSMQSGQEDSGMQTMNRALMSLIERRLITLDQALETSPEPEELEEMITKRDQRGLAVHSKSKLIPKKGA
- a CDS encoding type II secretion system F family protein yields the protein MAEFKYKAKDLRGRVKVGKIQAATAVQAKAQLTKMRMRPITVTAVKLDGPEDESQDFFSKIFFRDDKGKLQIQLGSGAPSDKELIVFTKQFSTMISSGVPLIQSIGVLASQQPSVMFGRALGKIRYAVENGATLSESLEAFPSIFDNLYVAMVRAGEASGNLDEILLKLTTYIEKAAKIRAQVKSAMFYPIMIVTVAITVISVLLVFVVPTFAKQYEDAGKELPWLTQQIVDLSDFLVADGVYLLIGLGTSIFLFRRYIKTENGRKWLDNKLLNAPGFGVLFRKLAVGRFCNTMSTMLTSGVNLLEALNICAASSGNKVIEKFVVSARTGVEQGRKLSEPLADGGLFPKMVISMIQIGEQTGALDDMLLKVSAFYEEEVDLAVKTLLSMIEPVMIAVIGGIVGVIVIAMYLPVFDAASLVG
- a CDS encoding aldehyde dehydrogenase family protein; this encodes MTSTNHKIDGTKAAFINGQWHNSNRTIESRSPANLDNILGVFGEADKTLIADAAAAARKAFKTWSRTPAPVRAGVIQNFGRLVESNKEALASIVTHEIGKPYKEALGSVQEVIDTANFFVSEGRRLYGQTVPSEMPNKELFTYRRPIGVFGCLTACNFPVAVPAWYFIPALVAGNTCVWKPSEDSLLTSYWFTELWAKAGLPSGVFNTVFGAGATTGAAFVDLIESGAFDKIGFTGSTTVGRRIGEVCGRSLQTPCLELGGKNPMIVCSDADLELAVNGALFSGFGTGGQRCTSLGNLILHEKIYDQFVTKLVSKVSQIKIGDPFDKDITYGPLISQRFLDNHLDHLSTLIESHHELPLGNGGHIGHGVTWQNFSGNAARGVYARPNIVLNVSMKDRIYATETFGPLFNVLKFREFDEAMAMANNHGYGLSSAIYTNEPRTIYQFKQDITAGMSSINNTTTGAEAHLPFGGNGKSGNGGRQSGIWVIDQFTKWHAVNWDMSGRLQLAQMDTAYVEPDLQFRIS